From Pseudomonas alcaligenes, a single genomic window includes:
- the pilV gene encoding type IV pilus modification protein PilV: MLHSEYAERGVGLIEVLVTMVILIIGLLGVMGLQSRLQESELESYQRSQALLLLDDMASRLAANRNAADDYVTGSSSPLGGSSTCPATTTTQQQRDAAEWCAALQGAGELNGTSRVGAMIGGRGCVESLGSGQYLVTVAWQGIGPLAAPPAGVSCGRNAYNGATGSRCSNDLCRRAVTTIVRIAPL, translated from the coding sequence ATGCTGCATTCAGAATATGCCGAACGCGGTGTTGGCCTGATCGAAGTTCTGGTCACCATGGTCATTCTGATCATCGGCTTGCTGGGGGTGATGGGGCTGCAGTCGCGGTTACAGGAGTCCGAGTTGGAGTCCTATCAGCGTTCGCAGGCGCTCCTGCTGCTGGATGATATGGCCAGTCGTCTGGCAGCCAACCGGAATGCCGCAGATGACTATGTGACTGGTAGCAGCAGCCCGTTGGGAGGCAGCAGCACCTGTCCGGCGACCACGACTACACAACAGCAGCGTGATGCGGCCGAGTGGTGCGCAGCCTTGCAGGGGGCCGGCGAACTCAATGGCACCAGTCGCGTCGGCGCAATGATCGGCGGTCGTGGCTGCGTCGAGTCGCTGGGGAGTGGCCAATACCTGGTCACTGTGGCCTGGCAGGGCATCGGGCCGCTGGCGGCTCCCCCAGCGGGGGTCAGTTGTGGGCGGAACGCCTATAACGGCGCTACTGGCAGCCGTTGCAGCAACGATCTGTGCCGCCGTGCCGTGACCACCATTGTCAGGATTGCGCCGCTATGA
- a CDS encoding PilW family protein, whose product MSRRERKMPKGFTVVRGFGLIELMIAMLIGLGLMAATLTIYLDMTRSNNELAKTNTQMENGRLAIQLLRGDLEHAGFWNGFVPEFDDLTEADVPGDYPSSIPEPCASYADWTVDTPTNLIGVPVQVYADVPSGCSGVVTDKVEASDVLVVSHVQTCAAGATGCEAESAGKLYWQTSNCSSEARYQLDDSGFSMHKRDCTTLAAKRKFVNNIYYLRDYAVTTGDGIPTLMQSTFDLSGGALIQQPATAMIEGVEAMRFEFGVDALSDTDAAVDYSQAVQWVDEENKNSPSNRGDGAADEACTSATPCDLDQLANTVVVKIYLLVRSLEPTQGYSSDKTYSLAGEVFGPFDDAYQRHVYSSTVRLVNVSGRRETP is encoded by the coding sequence ATGAGCCGCCGCGAACGGAAGATGCCGAAGGGCTTCACTGTCGTGCGGGGTTTTGGCCTGATCGAACTGATGATCGCCATGCTCATCGGGCTCGGCCTGATGGCCGCCACGCTGACGATCTACCTGGACATGACCCGCAGCAACAATGAGCTGGCCAAGACCAATACGCAGATGGAAAACGGCCGCCTGGCCATTCAGCTGCTGCGGGGTGATCTGGAACATGCTGGCTTCTGGAATGGCTTCGTGCCGGAGTTCGATGACCTGACGGAGGCCGATGTTCCTGGCGATTACCCGAGCAGTATTCCCGAGCCTTGTGCGTCCTATGCCGACTGGACGGTCGATACGCCGACCAATCTGATCGGAGTGCCGGTGCAGGTCTATGCCGATGTGCCCAGTGGCTGTTCCGGTGTGGTAACCGACAAGGTAGAGGCCAGCGACGTGCTGGTGGTCAGTCACGTGCAGACCTGTGCGGCCGGTGCCACTGGTTGCGAGGCCGAGAGCGCCGGCAAGCTGTACTGGCAGACCTCCAATTGTTCGAGCGAGGCGCGCTATCAGCTGGACGATAGCGGTTTTTCCATGCATAAGCGCGATTGCACCACGCTGGCTGCCAAGCGCAAGTTCGTCAACAACATCTACTACCTGCGTGACTATGCCGTTACGACAGGCGATGGCATTCCGACCCTGATGCAGTCGACCTTCGATCTGAGCGGTGGCGCGCTGATCCAGCAACCGGCGACGGCGATGATCGAGGGGGTAGAGGCGATGCGCTTCGAGTTCGGCGTCGACGCCCTGAGCGATACCGATGCCGCGGTGGATTACAGCCAGGCTGTGCAGTGGGTCGACGAGGAGAACAAGAACTCGCCGTCCAATCGTGGCGACGGCGCGGCTGATGAAGCCTGCACCTCAGCCACGCCCTGTGATCTGGATCAGTTGGCCAACACTGTGGTGGTCAAGATCTACCTGCTGGTGCGCAGCCTGGAACCCACCCAGGGCTACAGCTCGGACAAGACCTACAGCCTGGCGGGTGAGGTGTTCGGGCCTTTCGACGATGCCTATCAGCGCCACGTGTATTCCAGCACGGTGCGCTTGGTCAATGTCTCCGGCAGGAGGGAAACCCCATGA
- the metG gene encoding methionine--tRNA ligase has product MSEARKILVTSALPYANGSIHLGHMLEYIQTDMWVRFQKLRGNQCIYVCADDAHGSAIMLRAEKEGITPEQLIAGVQAEHSADFADFLVDFDNYHSTHAEENRELSAAIYLKLRDAGHIATRSVTQYFDPEKGMFLADRFIKGTCPKCATEDQYGDNCEKCGATYEPTELKNPRSAISGAVPVLKDSKHFFFKLPDFEAMLKTWTRSGTLQDAVANKIAEWLDGGLQEWDISRDAPYFGFEIPDEPGKYFYVWLDAPIGYMASFKNLCAKRPELDFDAFWNKDSSAELYHFIGKDIVNFHALFWPAMLEGAGYRKPTGVNVHGYLTVNGQKMSKSRGTFIKARTYLDHLNPEYLRYYYASKLGRGVDDLDLNLEDFVQKVNSDLVGKVVNIASRCAGFIHKGNAGVLVDANPEPELWAAFQAAAPSIAEAYEARDFSRAMREIMALADRANAWIADKAPWALNKVEGKQAEVQEICALGVNLFRQLVILLKPVLPKLAADAEAFLNVAPLSWNDLATPLANHQLNPFNPLLTRIEPAKIEAMTAASKEDLAATDTPAAPTGNGELAKDPLAAEIAFDAFAAVDLRIALIEKAEFVEGADKLLRLTLDIGDAKRNVFSGIKSAYPNPAELEGRLTLYVANLAPRKMKFGVSEGMVLAAGPGGSEIYLLSPDSGAKPGQRVK; this is encoded by the coding sequence ATGTCCGAAGCCCGCAAGATTCTCGTTACCAGCGCCCTCCCCTACGCCAACGGCTCGATCCACCTCGGGCACATGCTCGAGTACATCCAGACCGACATGTGGGTGCGTTTCCAGAAGCTGCGCGGCAACCAGTGCATCTACGTCTGCGCCGACGACGCCCACGGCTCGGCGATCATGCTGCGCGCGGAAAAGGAAGGCATCACCCCGGAGCAGCTGATTGCCGGCGTGCAGGCCGAGCACAGCGCCGACTTCGCCGACTTCCTGGTCGACTTCGACAACTACCACTCGACCCACGCCGAGGAAAACCGCGAGTTGTCTGCCGCCATCTACCTCAAGCTGCGTGATGCCGGGCATATCGCCACCCGCTCGGTGACCCAGTACTTCGATCCCGAGAAGGGCATGTTCCTCGCCGACCGCTTCATCAAGGGCACCTGCCCGAAATGCGCGACCGAGGATCAGTACGGCGACAACTGCGAGAAATGCGGCGCCACCTACGAGCCCACCGAGCTGAAGAACCCGCGCTCGGCCATCTCCGGCGCCGTGCCGGTGCTCAAGGACTCCAAGCACTTCTTCTTCAAGCTGCCCGACTTCGAGGCCATGCTGAAGACCTGGACCCGCTCCGGCACCCTGCAGGATGCCGTGGCCAACAAGATCGCCGAATGGCTGGATGGCGGCCTGCAGGAGTGGGACATCTCCCGCGATGCGCCCTACTTCGGCTTCGAGATCCCCGACGAACCGGGCAAGTACTTCTACGTTTGGCTGGACGCGCCGATCGGCTACATGGCCAGCTTCAAGAACCTGTGCGCCAAGCGCCCGGAGCTGGACTTCGACGCGTTCTGGAACAAGGATTCGAGCGCCGAGCTGTACCACTTCATCGGCAAGGACATCGTCAACTTCCACGCCCTGTTCTGGCCGGCCATGCTCGAAGGCGCCGGCTACCGCAAGCCGACCGGGGTCAACGTGCACGGCTACCTGACCGTCAACGGGCAGAAGATGTCCAAGTCGCGCGGCACCTTCATCAAGGCGCGCACCTACCTGGATCACCTGAATCCGGAATACCTGCGTTACTACTACGCCAGCAAGCTGGGCCGCGGCGTCGACGACCTCGACCTGAACCTCGAGGACTTCGTGCAGAAGGTCAACTCCGACCTGGTCGGCAAGGTGGTCAACATCGCCAGCCGCTGCGCCGGCTTTATCCACAAGGGCAACGCTGGGGTTCTTGTAGACGCCAACCCGGAACCGGAACTGTGGGCCGCCTTCCAGGCCGCCGCGCCGAGCATCGCCGAAGCCTATGAAGCGCGCGACTTCTCCCGCGCCATGCGCGAGATCATGGCCCTGGCCGACCGCGCCAACGCCTGGATCGCCGACAAGGCGCCGTGGGCGCTGAACAAGGTCGAAGGCAAGCAAGCCGAGGTACAGGAAATCTGCGCCCTGGGCGTCAACCTGTTCCGCCAGCTGGTCATCCTGCTCAAGCCGGTGCTGCCGAAACTGGCTGCCGACGCCGAGGCCTTCCTCAACGTCGCCCCGCTGAGCTGGAACGACCTGGCCACGCCGCTGGCCAACCACCAGCTGAACCCGTTCAACCCGCTGCTGACTCGCATCGAGCCAGCCAAGATCGAAGCCATGACCGCCGCCTCCAAGGAAGACCTCGCCGCTACCGACACGCCTGCCGCGCCAACTGGCAACGGCGAACTGGCGAAAGACCCGCTGGCCGCCGAAATCGCCTTCGACGCCTTCGCCGCCGTCGACCTGCGCATCGCCTTGATCGAGAAGGCCGAGTTCGTCGAGGGCGCCGACAAGCTGCTGCGCCTGACCCTGGATATCGGCGACGCCAAACGCAATGTGTTCAGCGGCATCAAGAGCGCCTACCCGAACCCGGCCGAGCTGGAAGGCCGCCTGACCCTGTACGTGGCCAACCTGGCCCCACGCAAGATGAAGTTCGGTGTCAGCGAAGGCATGGTGCTGGCCGCCGGCCCAGGCGGCAGCGAGATCTACCTGCTCAGTCCGGACAGCGGCGCCAAGCCGGGGCAACGCGTCAAGTAA
- the dcd gene encoding dCTP deaminase, translating to MSIKSDKWIRRMAQEHGMIEPFVERQVRTEGADRLISYGVSSYGYDVRCADEFKVFTNIHSATVDPKHFDEKSFVDVKGPVCIIPPNSFALARTVEYFRIPRDVLTICLGKSTYARCGIIVNVTPLEPEWEGHVTLEFSNTTTLPAKIYANEGVAQMLFLQSDEACEVSYADRGGKYQGQTGVTLPRT from the coding sequence ATGAGCATCAAATCGGACAAGTGGATTCGCCGCATGGCCCAGGAACACGGGATGATCGAGCCCTTCGTCGAGCGTCAGGTGCGCACCGAAGGCGCCGACCGCCTGATTTCCTACGGGGTTTCCAGCTACGGCTACGACGTGCGCTGCGCCGACGAATTCAAGGTGTTCACCAACATCCACTCGGCCACCGTCGATCCCAAGCACTTCGACGAGAAGAGCTTTGTCGATGTCAAAGGCCCGGTGTGCATCATTCCGCCGAACTCCTTCGCCCTGGCCCGTACCGTCGAGTACTTCCGCATCCCGCGCGACGTGCTGACCATCTGCCTGGGCAAGAGCACCTATGCGCGTTGCGGCATCATCGTCAACGTCACCCCGCTGGAACCTGAGTGGGAAGGCCACGTAACCCTGGAATTCTCCAACACCACCACCCTGCCGGCGAAGATCTACGCCAACGAGGGCGTGGCGCAGATGCTGTTCCTGCAGTCCGACGAGGCCTGCGAAGTGTCCTACGCCGACCGCGGCGGCAAGTACCAGGGCCAGACCGGCGTGACCCTGCCGCGTACCTGA
- the apbC gene encoding iron-sulfur cluster carrier protein ApbC produces MSAVTRQAVEATLRQFTDPHLNQDPVSAGCLREVDIQGGKVQVRLELGYAAGLFKSGWAQMLQMALENLDGVDSARVQVDIAIEPHKAQAQVPALHNVKNIIAVASGKGGVGKSTTAANLALALAREGARVGILDADIYGPSQGIMFGIAEGTRPKVRDEKFFVPLEAHGVQVMSMAFLTDDSTPVVWRGPMVSGALLQLITQTAWDNLDYLVVDMPPGTGDIQLTLAQKVPVAGAVIVTTPQDLALLDARKGVEMFRKVNIPVLGVVENMAVHICSNCGHAEHLFGEGGGEKLAGQYGVDLLASLPLSMAIRLQSDGGKPTTVADPESQIAMIYQAMARSVGARIAQSGLGAGAMPNIEISDD; encoded by the coding sequence ATGAGCGCCGTTACCCGCCAAGCGGTCGAAGCGACCCTGCGCCAGTTCACCGACCCCCACCTCAACCAAGACCCGGTCAGCGCCGGCTGCCTGCGCGAAGTCGATATCCAGGGCGGCAAGGTGCAGGTGCGCCTGGAGCTGGGCTACGCCGCCGGGCTGTTCAAGAGCGGCTGGGCGCAGATGCTGCAGATGGCCCTGGAGAACCTCGACGGTGTCGACAGCGCCCGCGTGCAGGTGGATATCGCCATCGAACCGCACAAGGCCCAGGCCCAGGTGCCGGCGCTGCACAACGTGAAGAACATCATCGCCGTGGCCTCCGGCAAGGGCGGGGTGGGCAAGTCGACCACCGCGGCCAACCTGGCCCTGGCCCTGGCCCGCGAAGGTGCGCGGGTCGGCATCCTGGATGCGGACATCTACGGCCCGAGCCAGGGCATCATGTTCGGCATCGCCGAAGGCACCCGGCCGAAGGTGCGCGACGAGAAGTTCTTCGTGCCGCTGGAGGCCCATGGCGTGCAGGTCATGTCGATGGCCTTCCTCACCGACGACAGCACCCCGGTGGTATGGCGCGGGCCGATGGTCTCCGGCGCGCTGCTGCAGCTGATCACCCAGACCGCCTGGGACAACCTCGACTACCTGGTGGTGGACATGCCGCCGGGTACCGGCGACATCCAGCTGACCCTGGCGCAGAAGGTGCCGGTGGCTGGCGCGGTGATCGTCACCACCCCGCAGGATCTGGCCCTGCTCGATGCACGCAAGGGCGTGGAGATGTTCCGCAAGGTCAACATCCCGGTGCTGGGCGTGGTGGAGAACATGGCCGTGCACATCTGCTCCAACTGCGGCCATGCCGAGCACCTGTTCGGCGAAGGCGGCGGCGAGAAGCTGGCCGGCCAGTACGGCGTCGATCTGCTGGCCTCGCTGCCGCTGTCGATGGCCATCCGCCTGCAGTCGGACGGCGGCAAGCCGACCACCGTGGCCGACCCGGAAAGCCAGATCGCCATGATCTACCAGGCCATGGCCCGTAGCGTTGGCGCGCGCATCGCCCAGAGCGGGTTGGGTGCCGGGGCCATGCCGAATATCGAGATCAGCGACGACTGA
- a CDS encoding GspH/FimT family pseudopilin: MATRCLTGSRQGEQGFTLVELMVALVVMAILVGLAVPAFDNFVLRNRLRTFANSFSASAQLAKSEAMKRNSTVTLCKSSNGTSCSNSGDWEQGWIVLSGTTVIRHQQAAPTGYSLSSSVASLTFQPSGFGSTQATLTICRSSPVGSEERVVTVSATGRTTISKTQTGSCS, from the coding sequence ATGGCCACTCGATGCCTTACCGGCAGCCGCCAAGGCGAGCAAGGCTTTACCCTGGTGGAACTGATGGTTGCCTTGGTGGTGATGGCCATCCTGGTTGGCCTGGCGGTGCCGGCATTCGACAATTTCGTGCTGCGCAATCGGCTGCGCACCTTTGCCAACAGCTTTTCGGCCAGCGCCCAGCTGGCCAAGAGCGAAGCGATGAAGCGCAACAGTACCGTCACGTTGTGCAAGTCGAGCAATGGCACCAGTTGCAGCAACTCAGGCGACTGGGAGCAGGGCTGGATAGTGCTGAGTGGTACCACGGTGATTCGCCATCAGCAGGCAGCACCGACGGGCTACAGCCTGTCGTCCAGCGTTGCCAGCCTGACCTTCCAGCCCAGTGGCTTTGGCTCGACTCAGGCCACGCTGACCATCTGTCGCTCCAGCCCGGTGGGCAGTGAGGAGCGGGTGGTGACAGTGTCGGCGACCGGCAGGACAACCATCAGCAAAACGCAAACGGGCAGTTGCTCCTGA
- a CDS encoding AI-2E family transporter produces MSDLPPIDPRIPRTLLDTLIRAGLIATLVVACYEIFHPFLSLMAWATILAVTLYPAHGMLKARIGGGEGRAATLLVIVAVAILLVPAYLLGASLTESVQSVIAVVKEEGVHIPSPPTAIADWPLIGKPLYTFWAQTVADLSSTLQHAAPHLKGVVLGLLSKLAGAGVGLLVFIGALIIAGVIMAYGKTGQASALRIANRVVAEGHGQNMTALCTATIRAVAQGVIGIAFIQMLLIGAGFIVKGVPGAGLLALGVLIIGIMQLPATLITLPAIAYVFFAEGASLAAIIFAIYTFVAGLADNVLKPLLLGRGVDVPMPVVLIGALGGMVVGGIIGLFIGPVVLAVGYKLFWQWVDQPTQHTEPASPGE; encoded by the coding sequence ATGTCCGACCTTCCGCCGATCGACCCACGCATTCCTCGTACGTTGCTCGACACCCTGATCCGTGCCGGCCTCATCGCAACCCTGGTGGTGGCCTGCTACGAGATTTTTCACCCGTTTCTCAGCCTGATGGCCTGGGCAACGATCCTCGCCGTCACCCTTTACCCGGCGCACGGCATGCTCAAGGCCCGCATTGGTGGTGGCGAGGGACGCGCAGCCACCCTGCTGGTAATAGTCGCCGTTGCCATCCTGCTGGTACCCGCCTATCTACTCGGCGCCTCGCTGACAGAGTCAGTGCAGAGCGTCATCGCCGTGGTCAAGGAAGAAGGCGTGCATATTCCCAGCCCACCTACTGCCATCGCCGACTGGCCGCTGATCGGCAAGCCTCTGTATACCTTCTGGGCACAGACCGTCGCCGACCTCAGCAGCACACTGCAACACGCCGCCCCCCACCTGAAGGGAGTGGTGCTGGGGCTGCTCAGCAAACTGGCCGGGGCCGGCGTTGGCCTGCTGGTGTTCATCGGCGCGCTGATCATCGCCGGTGTCATCATGGCTTACGGCAAGACCGGCCAGGCCAGCGCATTGCGTATCGCCAATCGAGTGGTCGCCGAGGGCCACGGCCAGAACATGACCGCCCTGTGCACTGCCACCATCCGCGCGGTCGCCCAGGGCGTAATCGGCATTGCCTTCATCCAGATGCTGTTGATCGGCGCCGGTTTCATCGTCAAGGGAGTGCCTGGCGCCGGCCTGCTGGCGCTGGGTGTGTTGATCATCGGCATCATGCAGTTACCAGCCACCCTGATCACGCTGCCGGCAATCGCCTACGTCTTCTTCGCAGAGGGCGCCAGCCTGGCCGCGATCATCTTCGCTATCTACACCTTCGTCGCCGGCCTGGCAGACAACGTGCTCAAACCACTGTTACTGGGCCGCGGCGTGGACGTGCCGATGCCCGTGGTGCTGATCGGTGCCCTGGGCGGCATGGTGGTCGGTGGCATCATCGGCCTGTTCATCGGCCCAGTGGTGCTGGCGGTGGGCTACAAGCTGTTCTGGCAATGGGTCGACCAGCCGACCCAGCACACAGAGCCGGCCAGCCCTGGCGAGTAG
- a CDS encoding type IV pilin protein — MVTVAIVAILAAIALPSYRQYVIRGNRVAAQSQMMDIANRQQQFLLANRAYASKSVLEASGYALPEEVSSNYSYDITVGSGTVPSFTITFTAIEGQASDGDLTLNSEGAKSPTDKW; from the coding sequence ATGGTCACCGTGGCCATCGTGGCCATTCTGGCGGCCATCGCCCTGCCCAGTTACCGGCAATACGTCATCCGCGGCAATCGGGTTGCTGCCCAGTCGCAGATGATGGATATCGCCAACCGGCAGCAGCAGTTCCTCCTGGCCAATCGTGCCTATGCCAGCAAATCGGTTCTCGAAGCCAGTGGTTATGCGCTACCCGAGGAGGTCAGCAGCAACTACAGCTACGACATAACCGTGGGCAGCGGCACAGTGCCTTCGTTCACCATCACCTTTACGGCGATCGAAGGGCAGGCCAGCGATGGTGATCTCACTCTGAACAGCGAGGGGGCGAAATCCCCCACGGACAAGTGGTGA
- a CDS encoding pilus assembly protein, whose protein sequence is MKSICRLLLVLSIGVCGPLWAEDIDLFIGTPPSATEAPNVLIILDNTANWSTPFTNEMAALSSVVNALPADKFRIGLMLFTETGGGNSGNDGAYVRAAIRPFTAANKVLFQNLVGSLNKNGDKSNGGKISKAMEEAYLYFSAGTPHAGNNKAKTDFTGNTGVSTQSDAIYALANNALASKAATTYNNPIVAGCAKNFIIYISNGAAQDNSSDISQATAALTAAGGSTSTISISPSGSQDNVADEWARFMKKNSLGITSYTVDINKVTTGQGPGWTALLQSVARVSSGKYFSVSSSGTQIADALNSIFSEIQSVNSVFASVSLPVSVNTQGTYLNQVFVGMFRPDQDSYPRWYGNLKQYKLGLVNNDLRLLDAAGNGAINSATGFITECARSFWTPTAQDSYWAFRPQGACLTAAGSESSNSPDGNIVEKGAQAYVLRNNSARNVYTCSPTFASCSSMTSFGTANAAITQALLGAASSTERDNLISWARGQDLQDEDGDANTNEVRSSVHGDVVHSRPVAINYGSDASPQVVVFYGGNDGALRAVNGNRTTAIGSYAAGSELWSFIPPEFYGSLKRLYDNTTTISFPGHTTGTPTPTPKSYGMDGPVTAYKSGSNAWIYASMRRGGRILYAFDVSTPGSPTLKWKKGCPSNFPTSGTVSDTNCSTGFTGIGQTWSSPKLFKAAGYQSGSDPLLIVGGGYDTCEDADPNSCSSSSKGNKVYVLDANTGSLLKTFSTDRSVVADVTVVPDSSGLGIYGYTADLGGNVYRINMGSDAPSAWTITKVAALGCSGASSCSANRKFMFAPDVVAGTSGYILLLGSGDREKPVSNYSSATGTTNYFFMLKDHPSDSTWLSSDNGGCGSALCLGSLLSISGTATPSDYELSQKKGWYLGLSSTEQVVTSAITVFGIVTFSTHQPAVATPGVCSSLGESRVYNVGYLNAEPRDGLLRYEDLAGDGLPPSPVAGMVTLDDGTTVPFVIGANPDSPLEGSPPVQPLSVMQPTSRVFWNIEH, encoded by the coding sequence ATGAAGTCGATTTGCAGGTTGCTGCTGGTTCTTTCTATAGGTGTGTGCGGGCCGCTGTGGGCCGAGGACATCGATCTCTTCATCGGTACTCCGCCCAGCGCGACCGAGGCACCGAACGTGCTGATCATTCTGGACAATACCGCCAACTGGAGTACGCCGTTCACCAACGAAATGGCGGCCCTGAGCTCTGTGGTCAATGCGCTGCCCGCTGACAAGTTCCGTATCGGCCTGATGCTGTTCACCGAAACCGGTGGCGGCAACTCGGGTAATGACGGCGCCTATGTGCGCGCCGCCATCCGTCCCTTCACTGCGGCCAACAAGGTGCTGTTCCAGAACTTGGTGGGCAGCCTCAACAAGAATGGCGACAAGTCCAACGGCGGCAAGATCAGCAAGGCGATGGAGGAGGCGTACCTGTATTTCTCGGCGGGCACGCCCCACGCCGGCAACAACAAGGCCAAGACCGACTTCACCGGCAACACGGGTGTCAGCACACAGTCCGATGCCATCTACGCGCTGGCGAACAACGCACTGGCGAGCAAGGCGGCCACCACCTACAACAATCCCATCGTGGCCGGCTGTGCCAAGAACTTCATCATCTACATCAGTAATGGTGCGGCTCAGGACAACAGCTCGGATATCTCCCAGGCCACTGCTGCACTGACTGCAGCAGGCGGGTCAACCAGCACCATCAGCATCTCGCCCAGCGGTTCGCAGGACAATGTGGCGGATGAGTGGGCGCGCTTCATGAAGAAGAACAGCCTGGGTATCACCAGTTATACGGTCGATATCAACAAGGTCACCACCGGCCAGGGGCCGGGCTGGACTGCCCTGCTGCAGAGTGTGGCGCGGGTCAGCAGTGGCAAGTACTTCAGTGTGAGCAGCAGCGGTACGCAGATTGCCGATGCCCTGAACTCGATCTTTTCCGAGATCCAGTCAGTCAACAGCGTTTTCGCTTCGGTCAGCTTGCCGGTCAGCGTGAATACCCAGGGTACCTACCTGAACCAGGTGTTCGTCGGTATGTTCCGCCCGGATCAGGACTCGTACCCGCGCTGGTACGGCAACCTGAAGCAATACAAGCTGGGGCTGGTGAACAACGACCTGCGCCTGCTGGATGCCGCCGGCAATGGTGCGATCAACAGTGCGACCGGCTTCATCACGGAGTGCGCCCGTAGCTTCTGGACGCCAACGGCACAGGACAGCTACTGGGCGTTCCGTCCCCAGGGCGCCTGCCTGACCGCTGCGGGATCGGAGTCCTCCAACTCGCCGGACGGCAATATCGTAGAGAAGGGCGCGCAGGCCTATGTGCTGCGCAACAACAGTGCGCGCAATGTCTATACCTGTTCGCCGACCTTCGCCTCCTGCTCCTCGATGACCAGTTTCGGCACTGCCAACGCGGCCATTACCCAGGCCTTGCTCGGGGCTGCCAGCAGCACGGAGCGCGACAATCTGATCAGTTGGGCGCGTGGCCAGGATCTGCAAGATGAGGACGGCGATGCCAATACCAACGAGGTGCGTTCGTCGGTGCATGGCGATGTCGTGCACTCGCGGCCGGTGGCGATCAACTATGGCTCCGACGCATCGCCGCAGGTGGTGGTGTTCTACGGTGGCAACGACGGCGCACTGCGTGCAGTCAACGGCAACCGCACGACGGCTATCGGTAGCTATGCGGCCGGCAGCGAGCTGTGGTCTTTCATCCCACCGGAGTTCTACGGCAGCCTTAAGCGGCTGTACGACAACACCACCACCATTAGCTTCCCTGGCCATACCACCGGGACGCCGACGCCAACGCCGAAATCCTATGGCATGGATGGGCCGGTGACTGCCTACAAGTCGGGCAGCAATGCCTGGATCTATGCCTCCATGCGCCGTGGCGGGCGCATCCTGTATGCGTTCGACGTGAGTACACCCGGTTCGCCCACGCTCAAGTGGAAAAAGGGCTGCCCGAGCAATTTCCCCACTTCCGGCACTGTCAGCGATACCAACTGCAGCACCGGTTTCACTGGCATCGGCCAGACCTGGTCGTCGCCCAAGCTGTTCAAGGCGGCTGGCTACCAGTCCGGTAGCGACCCTTTGCTGATCGTCGGTGGTGGTTATGACACGTGCGAGGATGCCGACCCCAATAGCTGCTCAAGCTCCAGCAAGGGCAACAAGGTCTATGTGCTGGATGCCAATACCGGCTCGCTGCTGAAGACCTTCAGCACTGATCGTAGTGTGGTGGCGGATGTGACAGTGGTACCGGACTCCAGTGGCCTGGGTATCTACGGCTATACCGCGGATCTGGGCGGCAATGTCTACCGGATCAACATGGGTAGTGATGCCCCCTCTGCCTGGACCATTACCAAGGTGGCGGCGCTGGGCTGCAGCGGTGCATCGAGCTGCTCGGCCAATCGCAAGTTCATGTTCGCCCCGGATGTGGTGGCCGGAACCAGCGGTTACATCCTGCTGCTGGGCTCGGGAGATCGGGAAAAACCGGTCAGCAACTACAGTAGCGCCACCGGCACGACCAACTATTTCTTCATGCTCAAGGATCATCCGAGCGATAGCACCTGGTTGAGTTCGGACAATGGTGGTTGCGGCAGTGCGCTGTGCCTGGGGTCGCTGCTGTCGATCAGCGGGACTGCTACTCCCAGCGACTACGAGCTGAGCCAGAAGAAGGGCTGGTACCTGGGCCTGAGCTCGACTGAGCAGGTAGTGACCTCGGCTATCACCGTATTCGGGATTGTCACCTTCAGCACCCATCAGCCCGCCGTGGCGACGCCTGGCGTGTGTTCCAGCCTGGGCGAGTCGCGGGTGTACAACGTCGGTTATCTGAACGCCGAACCGCGTGACGGCTTGCTGCGCTATGAGGATCTGGCTGGGGATGGTCTGCCGCCTTCGCCGGTGGCCGGTATGGTGACCCTGGATGACGGCACCACGGTGCCGTTCGTGATCGGTGCCAACCCGGACTCGCCGCTGGAGGGCAGTCCGCCGGTACAGCCGCTCTCGGTGATGCAGCCGACGTCGCGGGTGTTCTGGAATATCGAGCACTGA